The following coding sequences lie in one Pseudomonas svalbardensis genomic window:
- a CDS encoding gamma-carboxygeranoyl-CoA hydratase, with the protein MSDFNTLELLTDPRGFATLWLSREEKNNAFNAEMIRELILALDKVSSDASLRFLLVRGRGKHFSAGADLAWMQQSAELDYHTNLDDARELAELMYNLAKLKVPTLAVVQGAAFGGALGLISCCDMAIGADDAQFCLSEVRIGLAPAVISPFVVQAIGERAARRYALTAERFGGQRAREIGLLSESYPIAELEQKVEQWIDNLLLNSPAAMRSSKDLLREVGHGALTPALRRYTENAIARIRVSPEGQEGLRAFLQKRPPSWQAETTTKEPR; encoded by the coding sequence ATGAGCGACTTCAACACCCTCGAACTGCTGACCGACCCGCGTGGTTTTGCGACCCTGTGGCTCAGCCGTGAAGAAAAGAACAACGCCTTCAACGCCGAAATGATCCGCGAACTGATCCTCGCGCTGGACAAAGTGTCGAGCGATGCCAGTCTGCGTTTCCTGTTAGTGCGTGGACGCGGCAAGCATTTCAGCGCCGGCGCGGATCTGGCCTGGATGCAGCAATCGGCCGAACTCGATTACCACACCAACCTCGACGACGCCCGAGAACTGGCGGAGTTGATGTACAACCTCGCCAAGCTCAAAGTCCCGACGCTGGCGGTGGTGCAAGGCGCTGCATTCGGCGGTGCACTGGGCCTGATCAGTTGCTGCGACATGGCCATCGGCGCCGATGACGCGCAGTTCTGCCTGTCGGAAGTGCGCATCGGCCTGGCCCCGGCGGTGATCAGTCCGTTCGTGGTGCAAGCCATCGGCGAACGCGCGGCACGTCGCTATGCGCTGACTGCCGAGCGTTTCGGCGGACAACGAGCGCGGGAAATCGGTCTGTTGTCGGAGAGTTATCCGATCGCTGAACTGGAACAGAAAGTCGAACAGTGGATCGATAACCTGTTGCTCAACAGCCCGGCCGCCATGCGCTCCAGCAAGGACTTGCTGCGCGAAGTCGGCCACGGCGCGCTGACCCCGGCACTACGCCGCTACACCGAAAATGCCATCGCCCGAATTCGCGTCAGCCCCGAAGGTCAGGAAGGCTTGCGGGCCTTTCTGCAAAAACGTCCGCCGAGCTGGCAAGCCGAAACCACCACCAAGGAGCCGCGTTGA
- a CDS encoding AMP-binding protein: MDQPSASPQRSYTRGSQDKALLAMTIGQAFDNTVAQYPTGEALVVRHQQLRYTWQQLAEAVDLHARALLALGLQAGDRLGIWAPNCAQWCISQFASAKIGVILVNINPAYRSSELEYVLKQSGCQWLVCAGAFKTSDYHGMLQGLVPELAEQSIGKLLSERLPELRGVISLDAQPPSGFLPWSQLTDLAGSVSAEQLSERQHSLHFDQAVNIQYTSGTTGFPKGATLSHYNILNNGYMVGESLGLTASDRLVIPVPLYHCFGMVMGNLGCMTHGSTMIYPNDAFDPLLTLTTVAEEKATALYGVPTMFIAMLDQPKRAEFDLSSLRTGIMAGATCPIEVMRRVISDMHMSEVQIAYGMTETSPVSLQTGPSDELELRVTTVGRTQPQLESKIIDEAGNLVPRGTIGELCTRGYSVMLGYWNNPQGTAEAIDQAGWMHTGDLASMNDEGYVCIAGRNKDMIIRGGENIYPRELEEFFFTHPAVADVQVIGIPCSRYGEEIVAWIKFHPGHSATEQELQAWCKERIAHFKTPRYFKFVEEFPMTVTGKIQKFRMREISIEELKNINI, from the coding sequence ATGGATCAACCCAGTGCAAGCCCGCAGCGCAGTTATACCCGTGGTTCCCAGGACAAAGCCTTGCTGGCGATGACCATCGGCCAGGCGTTCGATAACACTGTCGCTCAGTACCCGACCGGGGAGGCGCTGGTCGTGCGCCATCAGCAGTTGCGTTACACCTGGCAGCAACTGGCCGAAGCCGTGGATCTGCACGCCAGAGCATTGTTGGCGCTGGGCTTGCAGGCCGGTGACCGTCTCGGTATCTGGGCACCGAACTGCGCCCAATGGTGTATCAGTCAGTTCGCCAGCGCGAAAATCGGCGTGATTCTGGTCAATATCAACCCGGCCTACCGCAGCTCCGAACTCGAATATGTGTTGAAGCAATCCGGTTGCCAATGGCTGGTCTGCGCAGGCGCCTTCAAGACCTCCGACTATCACGGGATGCTGCAAGGCCTCGTTCCCGAGCTGGCCGAGCAATCCATCGGAAAATTGCTGAGCGAACGACTACCGGAGCTGCGCGGTGTCATCAGCCTTGATGCTCAGCCGCCCTCGGGTTTCCTGCCGTGGTCACAATTGACCGATCTCGCGGGGAGCGTGTCGGCCGAGCAGTTGAGCGAACGTCAACACAGCCTGCATTTCGACCAGGCGGTAAACATCCAGTACACCTCCGGTACCACCGGTTTCCCGAAGGGTGCGACCCTCAGTCACTACAATATTCTGAACAACGGTTACATGGTCGGCGAAAGCCTCGGCCTGACCGCGAGTGATCGCCTGGTCATCCCGGTGCCGCTGTATCACTGCTTCGGCATGGTCATGGGCAACCTCGGCTGCATGACCCACGGCAGCACCATGATTTACCCCAACGATGCGTTCGATCCATTGCTGACCCTGACCACCGTCGCCGAAGAAAAGGCCACCGCGCTTTACGGCGTACCGACCATGTTCATTGCTATGCTCGATCAGCCAAAACGTGCGGAGTTCGATCTGTCGAGCCTGCGCACCGGGATCATGGCCGGGGCGACCTGTCCGATCGAAGTGATGCGTCGGGTCATCAGTGACATGCACATGAGCGAAGTGCAGATTGCCTACGGCATGACGGAAACAAGTCCGGTGTCGTTGCAGACCGGTCCGTCAGACGAACTGGAATTGCGCGTCACCACCGTCGGCCGCACCCAGCCGCAACTGGAAAGCAAAATCATCGACGAGGCGGGCAATCTCGTGCCGCGCGGCACTATCGGTGAACTGTGCACCCGCGGCTACAGCGTGATGCTCGGTTACTGGAACAACCCGCAAGGCACCGCCGAAGCCATCGACCAGGCTGGCTGGATGCACACCGGTGATCTGGCGAGCATGAACGACGAAGGCTACGTATGCATTGCCGGACGTAACAAGGACATGATCATTCGCGGTGGTGAGAATATTTACCCGCGGGAGCTGGAAGAGTTCTTCTTTACCCATCCGGCGGTGGCGGATGTGCAAGTGATCGGGATTCCGTGCTCGCGGTATGGCGAAGAAATTGTCGCGTGGATCAAATTCCATCCGGGCCACAGTGCTACCGAGCAGGAGCTGCAAGCGTGGTGCAAGGAGCGCATCGCGCACTTCAAGACACCGCGTTACTTCAAATTCGTGGAGGAGTTTCCGATGACGGTGACCGGGAAGATTCAGAAGTTTCGGATGCGCGAGATCAGTATCGAGGAGCTGAAGAACATTAACATCTGA
- a CDS encoding isovaleryl-CoA dehydrogenase — protein MSYPSLNFALGETIDMLRDQVQSFVAKEIAPRAAQIDIDNLFPADLWRKFGDMGLLGVTVPEEYGGAGLGYLAHVVIMEEISRGSASVALSYGAHSNLCVNQINRNGNHEQKTKYLPKLISGEHIGALAMSEPNAGSDVVSMKLRADKRGDHYVLNGSKTWITNGPDANTYVIYAKTDLEKGPHGITAFIVERDSKGFSRSNKFDKLGMRGSNTCELFFDDVEVPEENILGVLNGGVKVLMSGLDYERVVLSGGPTGIMQACMDLIVPYIHDRKQFGQSIGEFQLIQGKVADMYTQLNASRAYLYAVAQACERGETTRKDAAGVILYSAERATQMALDAIQILGGNGYINEFPAGRLLRDAKLYEIGAGTSEIRRMLIGRELFNETR, from the coding sequence ATGAGCTACCCATCCCTGAACTTTGCCCTCGGTGAAACCATCGACATGCTGCGCGATCAGGTTCAGTCCTTCGTCGCCAAAGAGATCGCACCACGCGCTGCTCAGATCGACATCGATAACCTGTTCCCCGCCGACCTGTGGCGTAAATTCGGCGACATGGGCCTGCTGGGTGTGACCGTCCCGGAAGAATACGGCGGCGCTGGCCTGGGTTACCTGGCCCACGTGGTGATCATGGAAGAAATCAGCCGCGGTTCGGCCTCGGTCGCCCTGTCCTACGGCGCGCACTCCAACCTCTGCGTCAACCAGATCAACCGCAACGGCAATCACGAACAGAAAACCAAATACCTGCCGAAGCTGATCAGCGGCGAACACATCGGCGCCCTGGCCATGAGCGAACCGAATGCCGGTTCCGACGTAGTGTCGATGAAACTGCGTGCCGACAAACGCGGCGACCACTACGTCCTGAACGGCAGCAAGACCTGGATCACCAACGGCCCGGACGCCAACACCTACGTGATCTACGCCAAGACTGACCTGGAAAAAGGCCCCCACGGCATCACCGCGTTCATCGTAGAACGTGACTCCAAAGGCTTCAGCCGCAGCAACAAATTCGACAAGCTCGGCATGCGCGGTTCCAACACCTGCGAGCTGTTCTTCGACGACGTTGAAGTGCCGGAAGAAAACATTCTCGGCGTGCTCAACGGCGGCGTGAAGGTGCTGATGAGCGGCCTCGATTACGAACGCGTTGTCCTGTCCGGCGGCCCGACCGGGATCATGCAGGCCTGCATGGACTTGATCGTGCCGTACATCCACGACCGCAAGCAGTTCGGCCAAAGCATCGGCGAATTCCAGCTGATCCAGGGCAAGGTCGCCGACATGTACACCCAACTCAACGCCAGCCGCGCCTACCTCTATGCGGTAGCGCAAGCCTGCGAACGCGGCGAAACCACCCGCAAGGACGCCGCCGGGGTGATCCTTTACAGCGCCGAACGCGCCACACAAATGGCCCTCGACGCGATCCAGATTCTCGGTGGCAATGGCTACATCAACGAATTCCCGGCCGGTCGTCTGCTGCGTGACGCCAAGCTGTACGAAATCGGTGCCGGCACCAGTGAGATCCGTCGCATGCTGATCGGTCGCGAACTGTTCAACGAAACCCGCTAA
- a CDS encoding carboxyl transferase domain-containing protein codes for MAILHTQLNPRSAEFAANSAAMLKQVDDLHTLLAKVQQGGGPKAQERHTSRGKLLPRERINRLLDPGSPFLEISQLAAYEVYGEDVPAAGVIAGIGRVEGVECMIVANDATVKGGSYYPLTVKKHLRAQTIAQQNRLPCIYLVDSGGANLPRQDEVFPDREHFGRIFFNQANMSAMGIPQIAVVMGSCTAGGAYVPAMADEAIMVREQATIFLAGPPLVKAATGEVVSAEDLGGADVHCKISGVADHYAESDEHALAIARRSIANLNWRKLGELQQRTPIAPLYNSDELYGVVSADAKQPFDVREVIARLVDGSVFDEFKALFGTTLVCGFAHLHGYPIAILANNGILFAEAAQKGAHFIELACQRGIPLLFLQNITGFMVGQKYEAGGIAKHGAKLVTAVACAKVPKFTVIIGGSFGAGNYGMCGRAYDPRFLWMWPNARIGVMGAEQAAGVLVQVKREQAERSGHSFSAEQEAEIKQPILDQYEEQGHPYYSSARLWDDGVIDPAQTRDILALALSASLNAPIEQSRFGVFRM; via the coding sequence ATGGCTATCCTGCATACCCAGCTCAACCCCCGTTCGGCGGAGTTCGCGGCCAACAGCGCGGCGATGCTCAAACAGGTCGACGACCTGCACACCCTGCTCGCTAAGGTGCAGCAAGGTGGCGGCCCGAAGGCGCAAGAGCGCCACACCTCGCGGGGCAAACTACTGCCTCGTGAACGGATCAATCGCCTGCTCGATCCGGGTTCGCCGTTTCTCGAGATCAGCCAATTGGCGGCCTACGAGGTTTATGGCGAAGACGTTCCGGCCGCTGGCGTGATTGCCGGGATCGGCCGTGTGGAAGGCGTCGAATGTATGATCGTCGCCAACGACGCCACCGTAAAAGGTGGCTCGTATTACCCGCTGACCGTGAAAAAACACCTGCGAGCCCAAACCATCGCCCAGCAGAACCGCTTGCCGTGCATCTATCTGGTGGACTCTGGCGGCGCCAACCTGCCACGCCAGGATGAAGTGTTCCCGGACCGTGAACACTTCGGACGGATCTTCTTCAACCAGGCCAACATGAGCGCCATGGGCATCCCGCAAATCGCGGTGGTCATGGGTTCCTGCACCGCCGGTGGCGCGTACGTGCCGGCCATGGCCGACGAAGCAATCATGGTGCGCGAGCAAGCGACGATTTTCCTCGCCGGCCCGCCACTGGTAAAAGCCGCCACGGGAGAAGTGGTCAGCGCCGAAGACCTCGGCGGGGCCGATGTGCACTGCAAGATTTCCGGAGTTGCCGACCATTACGCCGAGAGCGACGAACACGCCTTGGCCATTGCGCGGCGCAGCATCGCCAACCTCAACTGGCGCAAACTCGGTGAACTGCAACAGCGCACACCCATCGCCCCGCTCTACAACAGCGACGAGCTCTACGGCGTGGTGTCGGCGGATGCCAAGCAACCATTCGATGTGCGTGAAGTGATTGCGCGGTTGGTGGACGGTTCGGTGTTCGACGAATTCAAAGCACTGTTCGGGACGACCCTGGTGTGCGGCTTTGCTCACTTGCACGGTTACCCGATCGCGATCCTCGCCAACAACGGCATTCTGTTCGCCGAAGCCGCGCAGAAAGGCGCTCACTTCATCGAGCTGGCCTGTCAGCGCGGCATCCCGCTGCTGTTCCTGCAAAACATCACCGGTTTCATGGTCGGCCAGAAATACGAGGCCGGCGGCATCGCCAAGCATGGCGCAAAACTGGTGACCGCCGTGGCGTGCGCCAAGGTGCCGAAGTTTACTGTGATCATCGGCGGCAGTTTCGGTGCCGGTAACTACGGCATGTGCGGCCGGGCTTACGATCCACGCTTCCTGTGGATGTGGCCGAACGCACGCATCGGCGTGATGGGCGCCGAGCAGGCCGCGGGGGTTTTGGTGCAGGTTAAGCGCGAGCAGGCCGAGCGCAGTGGTCACAGTTTCAGTGCCGAGCAGGAAGCCGAGATCAAGCAACCGATCCTCGACCAGTATGAAGAACAGGGTCATCCCTACTATTCCAGCGCCCGGTTGTGGGACGACGGTGTCATCGACCCGGCGCAAACCCGCGATATATTGGCCCTGGCCTTGTCGGCGTCGCTGAATGCGCCTATCGAACAGAGCCGCTTCGGCGTGTTCCGGATGTGA
- a CDS encoding acetyl/propionyl/methylcrotonyl-CoA carboxylase subunit alpha, whose translation MSAPVLTTLLVANRGEIACRVMRTAKALGLTTVAVHSATDREARHSREADIRVDLGGSKAADSYLQIDKLIAAAKASGAQAIHPGYGFLSENAGFARAIEEAGLIFLGPPASAIDAMGSKSAAKALMETAGVPLVPGYHGEAQDLDTFRDACERIGYPVLLKATAGGGGKGMKVVEDVSQLAEALASAQREAKSSFGDSRMLVEKYLLKPRHVEIQVFADQHGNCLYLNERDCSIQRRHQKVVEEAPAPGLSPDLRRAMGEAAVRSAQAIGYVGAGTVEFLLDSRGEFFFMEMNTRLQVEHPVTEAITGLDLVAWQIRVARGEALPMTQAEVPLIGHAIEVRLYAEDPGNDFLPATGRLELYRESTQGPGRRVDSGVEEGDEISPFYDPMLGKLIAWGEDREQARLRLLSMLDEFAIGGLKTNINFLRRIVGHPAFAAAELDTGFIPRYQEELLPVTSDLSDEFWQAAAQAFAQSQPSSPRADDPVSPWANSNGFRAGLPTEITLHLSCEGQDRALTLGDADAHTAQLKGEQLLTEHNGLRRQHRAIRRSDVLYLQWEGELRRIESYDPISAVEASHSHHGGLTAPMNGSIVRVLVEAGQTVEAGAQLVVLEAMKMEHSIRAPHAGVIKALYCQEGEMVSEGSALVELEEA comes from the coding sequence ATGAGCGCACCTGTTCTCACCACCCTGCTGGTGGCCAACCGCGGCGAAATCGCTTGCCGGGTGATGCGCACCGCCAAAGCCCTGGGCCTGACCACCGTGGCCGTGCACAGCGCCACTGACCGTGAAGCCCGACACAGCCGCGAAGCGGATATCCGCGTCGACCTCGGTGGCAGCAAAGCCGCTGACAGTTACCTGCAAATCGACAAACTGATCGCCGCCGCCAAGGCCAGCGGCGCTCAGGCGATTCATCCGGGTTATGGCTTTCTTTCCGAGAACGCCGGGTTCGCCCGCGCGATTGAAGAAGCTGGGCTGATTTTCCTCGGCCCGCCCGCCTCGGCCATCGACGCGATGGGCAGCAAATCCGCCGCCAAAGCCTTGATGGAAACCGCCGGCGTGCCGCTGGTGCCTGGCTATCACGGTGAAGCTCAGGACCTCGACACTTTCCGCGACGCCTGCGAACGCATCGGTTATCCAGTGCTGCTCAAGGCCACCGCGGGCGGTGGCGGCAAAGGCATGAAAGTGGTCGAGGACGTCAGTCAACTGGCCGAAGCCCTGGCCTCGGCCCAGCGTGAAGCGAAATCCTCGTTCGGCGATTCGCGGATGCTGGTGGAGAAGTACCTGCTCAAACCGCGTCACGTGGAAATCCAGGTCTTTGCCGATCAGCACGGCAACTGCCTGTACCTCAACGAACGTGACTGCTCGATTCAGCGTCGGCACCAAAAAGTCGTTGAAGAGGCACCCGCGCCAGGCTTGAGCCCGGACCTGCGTCGCGCCATGGGCGAAGCCGCCGTGCGTTCGGCACAGGCCATCGGGTATGTCGGCGCCGGCACTGTGGAGTTTCTGCTGGACTCTCGCGGTGAGTTCTTCTTCATGGAGATGAACACACGCCTTCAAGTCGAACACCCGGTCACCGAAGCCATCACCGGCCTCGATCTGGTGGCCTGGCAGATTCGGGTGGCCCGTGGCGAAGCGCTGCCGATGACTCAAGCCGAGGTTCCGCTGATAGGCCATGCCATCGAAGTGCGGTTGTATGCCGAAGACCCGGGCAATGATTTCCTGCCGGCGACCGGCCGACTGGAGCTGTATCGCGAATCCACGCAAGGTCCGGGACGGCGGGTGGACAGTGGCGTCGAAGAAGGCGATGAAATTTCACCGTTCTACGACCCGATGCTCGGCAAACTGATTGCCTGGGGCGAGGATCGTGAACAGGCGCGACTGCGGCTGCTGAGCATGCTCGATGAGTTTGCCATTGGCGGGCTCAAGACCAACATCAACTTCCTGCGTCGGATCGTCGGCCATCCGGCGTTTGCTGCGGCCGAACTGGATACCGGGTTCATTCCGCGTTATCAGGAAGAACTGCTGCCAGTCACCTCGGACCTCAGTGACGAATTCTGGCAAGCCGCCGCCCAGGCGTTTGCCCAAAGTCAGCCGAGTTCTCCACGAGCCGATGACCCGGTTTCGCCTTGGGCCAACAGCAATGGTTTCCGTGCCGGACTGCCGACAGAAATCACGCTGCATTTGAGTTGTGAAGGCCAGGATCGAGCGCTGACATTGGGCGACGCTGATGCCCACACCGCTCAACTCAAGGGCGAGCAACTGCTGACCGAGCACAACGGCCTGCGCCGTCAGCATCGGGCAATCCGCCGGAGCGACGTTCTGTATCTGCAATGGGAAGGTGAATTGCGCCGCATCGAGTCCTACGACCCAATCAGCGCCGTCGAGGCCAGTCACAGCCATCACGGCGGCCTGACCGCCCCCATGAATGGCAGCATCGTGCGGGTACTGGTGGAAGCCGGACAAACGGTAGAAGCCGGGGCGCAACTGGTGGTGCTGGAGGCGATGAAAATGGAGCACAGCATTCGTGCGCCACACGCTGGGGTGATCAAGGCGCTGTATTGCCAGGAAGGCGAGATGGTCAGTGAAGGCAGTGCGTTGGTGGAGTTGGAAGAAGCGTGA
- a CDS encoding LysR family transcriptional regulator: MNLSKVDLNLFIVFDAIYTEANLTRAGQIVGITQPAVSNALARLRETFNDPLFVRTAQGMVPTPMAQNIIGPVRNALSLLRVSVQESRIFNPLQAVKTYRISMTDLTEAVILPALFQRLRRLAPTVIIESFLSKRRETTKELAAGRLDFAVDAPLNTDPQVRHVKLMEDRYVCAMRKGHPLAGKEKFTLDDYLSLTHIHISSRRSGLGHVDLALGKMGIQRKIALRSQHYLMASQVLQQTDMVMTVPERFARRHDLYSVNLPVNDVPPVETHLYWHESTDQDPANRWMREQMIELCQQVTAHEKKLDKM, encoded by the coding sequence ATGAATCTGAGCAAGGTCGACCTCAACCTTTTCATCGTCTTCGACGCGATCTACACCGAAGCCAACCTGACCCGCGCCGGGCAGATTGTCGGCATTACTCAACCGGCGGTCTCGAACGCTCTGGCCCGTCTGCGCGAGACCTTCAATGACCCGTTGTTCGTGCGTACCGCTCAGGGCATGGTCCCGACGCCCATGGCGCAGAACATTATCGGACCGGTGCGCAACGCCCTCTCCTTGCTGCGGGTGTCGGTGCAGGAAAGCCGTATTTTCAACCCGTTGCAGGCGGTCAAGACGTATCGCATCAGCATGACCGACCTCACCGAAGCGGTGATCCTGCCGGCACTGTTCCAGCGCCTGCGGCGCCTGGCGCCGACGGTGATCATCGAAAGCTTTCTGTCCAAGCGCCGCGAAACCACCAAGGAGCTGGCGGCCGGGCGTCTCGATTTCGCTGTCGACGCGCCACTTAACACTGATCCGCAAGTGCGCCACGTCAAGTTGATGGAAGACCGTTACGTGTGCGCCATGCGCAAGGGCCATCCGCTGGCGGGCAAAGAGAAATTCACCCTCGATGATTATCTGTCGCTAACCCACATTCATATTTCCAGCCGCCGCAGCGGTCTGGGCCATGTCGACCTGGCCCTGGGCAAAATGGGCATCCAGCGCAAGATCGCCCTGCGTTCCCAGCACTACTTGATGGCTTCCCAAGTGTTGCAGCAGACCGACATGGTGATGACCGTGCCGGAACGCTTCGCCCGTCGCCATGACCTGTACTCGGTGAACCTGCCGGTCAACGATGTGCCGCCGGTGGAAACCCACCTCTACTGGCACGAAAGCACCGACCAGGACCCGGCCAACCGCTGGATGCGCGAGCAGATGATCGAGTTGTGCCAGCAAGTGACGGCACATGAGAAGAAGCTCGATAAGATGTAG
- a CDS encoding hydroxymethylglutaryl-CoA lyase, giving the protein MSLPTHVRLVEVGPRDGLQNEAQPISVADKVQLVDALTAAGLGYIEVGSFVSPKWVPQMAGSADVFAQIQRKPGVTYGALAPNLRGFEDAIAAGVKEVAVFAAASESFSQRNINCSISESLERFVPIMDAARQHGVSVRGYVSCVLGCPYEGNVAPAQVARVARELYAMGCYEVSLGDTIGTGTAGATRKMFDVVSADVPREKLAGHFHDTYGQAMANIYASLLEGISVFDSSIAGLGGCPYAKGASGNVATEDVVYLLNGLGIETGIDLDALILAGQQICTVLGRATGSRVAKARSAQ; this is encoded by the coding sequence ATGTCCCTACCCACTCACGTACGCCTGGTCGAAGTCGGCCCACGCGACGGTCTGCAAAACGAAGCCCAACCCATCAGCGTTGCGGACAAGGTGCAACTGGTCGACGCGCTGACCGCCGCCGGTCTCGGCTATATAGAAGTCGGCAGTTTCGTGTCGCCCAAATGGGTACCGCAAATGGCCGGTTCCGCCGACGTCTTCGCGCAGATCCAGCGCAAGCCTGGCGTGACTTATGGGGCACTCGCCCCCAACCTGCGCGGGTTTGAAGACGCCATCGCGGCCGGGGTCAAGGAAGTCGCGGTCTTCGCCGCCGCGTCGGAATCGTTTTCCCAACGCAACATCAATTGCTCGATCAGCGAAAGCCTGGAACGTTTCGTGCCGATCATGGACGCGGCCAGGCAACACGGTGTCAGCGTGCGCGGTTACGTGTCCTGCGTGCTGGGCTGCCCTTACGAAGGTAACGTTGCGCCTGCGCAAGTCGCTCGGGTCGCTCGCGAGCTCTATGCGATGGGCTGCTATGAAGTTTCCCTAGGCGACACCATCGGCACAGGCACCGCTGGCGCGACCCGCAAGATGTTCGACGTGGTGTCGGCCGACGTACCCCGTGAAAAACTGGCCGGGCACTTCCACGACACTTATGGCCAGGCCATGGCCAACATCTACGCCAGTCTGCTGGAAGGCATCTCGGTGTTTGACAGCTCCATCGCCGGCCTCGGCGGCTGCCCGTACGCCAAGGGCGCCAGCGGTAACGTCGCGACCGAAGACGTGGTTTACCTGCTCAACGGCCTGGGTATCGAAACCGGTATCGACCTGGACGCCTTGATTCTGGCCGGCCAGCAGATTTGCACGGTGCTGGGGCGAGCGACCGGTTCGCGCGTGGCCAAGGCTCGTAGCGCACAGTAA
- a CDS encoding MerR family transcriptional regulator: MSSQTYSISDLARELDITTRAIRFYEEQGLLSPERRGQERIYSPRDKVSLKLILRGKRIGFSLAECRELIELYDPTGGNQKQLQTMLTKIAERREQLEQQMLDIEQMKLELDTAQERCTQALEQTIKSQQLV; this comes from the coding sequence ATGAGCAGCCAGACCTATAGCATTTCCGACCTCGCCCGCGAGCTCGACATCACCACCCGGGCCATTCGCTTTTATGAAGAGCAAGGCCTGCTCAGCCCCGAGCGACGCGGTCAGGAACGCATCTACTCGCCCCGTGACAAGGTCAGCCTGAAGCTGATCCTGCGGGGCAAGCGCATTGGTTTCTCCCTGGCCGAATGCCGCGAGTTGATCGAACTCTACGACCCCACCGGCGGCAATCAGAAACAGCTGCAAACCATGCTGACCAAAATCGCCGAACGTCGTGAACAGCTAGAGCAGCAAATGCTTGACATCGAACAGATGAAGCTGGAACTGGACACCGCGCAAGAGCGTTGCACCCAGGCGCTGGAACAGACCATCAAGAGCCAGCAGCTCGTGTAG
- a CDS encoding acyl-CoA dehydrogenase, translated as MDFAYSPKVQELRERVTAFMDTYVYPAEAVFERQVAEGDRWQPTAIMEELKLKAKAEGLWNLFLPESELGAGLTNLEYAPLAEIMGRSLLGPEPFNCSAPDTGNMEVLVRYANEEQKQRWLEPLLRGEIRSAFAMTEPDVASSDATNMAARAVRDGDEWVINGKKWWTSGACDPRCKILIFMGLSDPDAPRHAQHSMILVPVDAPGVKIVRPLPVFGYDDAPHGHAEVLFENVRVPYENVLLGEGRGFEIAQGRLGPGRIHHCMRSIGMAERALELMCKRAVTRTAFGKPLARLGGNIDKIADSRMEIDMARLLTLKAAYMMDTVGNKIAKSEIAQIKVVAPNVALRVIDRAIQIHGGAGVSNDFPLAYMYAMQRTLRLADGPDEVHRAAIGKFEIGKYVPKEMMRSSH; from the coding sequence ATGGATTTCGCTTATTCGCCCAAGGTGCAAGAACTGCGTGAGCGCGTGACCGCGTTCATGGACACCTACGTTTATCCCGCCGAAGCGGTGTTTGAGCGCCAGGTCGCCGAGGGCGATCGCTGGCAGCCGACCGCAATCATGGAGGAGCTCAAACTCAAGGCCAAGGCTGAAGGTTTGTGGAATTTGTTTCTGCCTGAGTCCGAACTCGGCGCCGGCCTGACCAACCTCGAATACGCGCCGTTGGCGGAAATCATGGGCCGCTCGCTGCTGGGCCCCGAGCCGTTCAACTGCTCCGCGCCAGACACGGGCAACATGGAAGTGCTGGTGCGCTACGCCAACGAAGAACAGAAGCAACGCTGGCTCGAACCGCTGCTGCGCGGCGAGATCCGCTCGGCGTTCGCCATGACTGAACCGGACGTGGCTTCCTCCGACGCCACCAATATGGCCGCCCGCGCCGTGCGTGATGGCGACGAGTGGGTGATCAACGGCAAAAAATGGTGGACCTCAGGCGCGTGCGATCCACGCTGCAAGATTCTGATCTTCATGGGGCTGAGCGATCCTGATGCGCCGCGTCATGCGCAGCACTCGATGATTCTGGTGCCGGTGGATGCCCCGGGCGTGAAGATCGTTCGTCCGCTGCCAGTGTTCGGTTATGACGATGCACCTCATGGCCATGCCGAAGTGTTGTTCGAAAACGTCCGTGTGCCGTACGAAAACGTCCTGTTGGGTGAAGGACGCGGCTTCGAAATCGCTCAGGGTCGCCTTGGCCCGGGTCGGATTCACCACTGCATGCGTTCAATCGGCATGGCCGAACGTGCATTGGAACTGATGTGCAAACGGGCGGTAACCCGTACTGCGTTCGGTAAACCTTTGGCACGTCTGGGCGGGAACATCGACAAAATCGCCGACTCGCGGATGGAAATCGACATGGCGCGCCTGCTGACATTGAAAGCGGCTTACATGATGGACACCGTCGGCAACAAGATTGCGAAGAGCGAAATCGCTCAGATCAAGGTTGTCGCACCGAACGTGGCCTTGCGGGTGATCGACCGGGCGATCCAGATCCATGGCGGGGCAGGGGTTTCCAACGATTTCCCACTGGCCTACATGTATGCGATGCAACGCACCCTGCGCCTGGCCGATGGCCCGGACGAAGTGCACCGTGCGGCAATCGGCAAGTTCGAGATCGGCAAGTACGTGCCCAAAGAAATGATGCGCAGCAGTCACTGA